The Syngnathus scovelli strain Florida chromosome 18, RoL_Ssco_1.2, whole genome shotgun sequence genomic interval tgacttttactccgctgcatctccggtgtacccatctctgacaacccttgccggatagagttagcttgcactcccttcccgcaaactccacatggccatgctcctgactgtggtaccactcccaggccagcaccaccgaccatgacctttgattttgccgcattcaccttcattcctttcactgccaggcaggtcttccaggctgctagcttcctagctaggtcttctcgactgtgagccatcaataccaggtcatccgcgtagagccgctcccatggtagtccacccctcacttcccttgataccacatccatcacgatagcaaacaataatgggCTGAGCACTGATCCCTGGTGCACCCCTACCCTTACTTCAAACCCATTACTGTCGCCAGGTCCTGTTCTAACAGGcgtgcatgctctgcagtagagagtcatcacagccttaaccagtccctcttccacgcccgacttccttagggcccatctcaccacctcccttggcaccctgtcgaatgctttttccaggtcaacaaaagcgaagtacaacctcttcctcttctcctggtGTTTCTCTTACATCTGTCGGATGACAAAAACTGCGTCTGTTGTACCTTTACCAGGCATGAAGCCATACTGCATCTTGTCCACCTCTACCCGTGACCTCACCCTCTCTAACAACTTCCTTCCATGCTCCAGCAGCTTTATGGGCCTGTATGAGACCCGCATgcaagtgggtcccccttccctttgAATAGCGGCACCAGGACGCTTCTTGTCCAGTCCTCGAATGTGTCCCTCAGCGATGACACTGTTACACAGGTCAGTCATCCACTGCACACCGACGTCTCCCGCTGCCTTTAGCATCTCTGCCACCATTCCAGATGGTCCAGCTGCCTTTCCATCCTTCATGGCCTTCATGGCTTTCCCCACTTCTGTTCGCGTGATCAGGCCACATTCACCCTCCACTTCGTCACATCCCACCTCTCCATCCCAgtcattctccacattcagCAGCTTCTCCATGTACCTTCGTCATACTTCCTTCACTCCTCTGTTGTCTGTCACGATGTTGCCATCCTCATCCTTTACACAGTTTGCACCTGTCACATCACGCCTCTCCTTAACCATTTGCTTTGCTATCTTGAAGAAGCTCTTTCGTCCTCTCTCACTCTCCAATTCACTTGCAAATTCTTTCCTCTTGGTCTCTTGGGGGCCTTCCACACTGCTGTCCGTGACGCCCTCTTTGCCTCTACATACCGCGCTCGGTCTGCCTCCCTTTTAGATTTCTTCCATACTTTATGGCACCTCCTCTTCTCATTCACCGCTCTTTCGACGCTGTCAGTCCACCACCATGTCTCTTTTTGTCTTGCTTTACCCTTTGACCATCCGCACACCTTCTCTGTAGCTTCAAGCAGAGCCTTCTGGATGCAACGTTTAACAtgcattttatatttaaaaacaagtcACTAGCCACTAAATATTGACGAAAAGAAGAGTAGAAGAAGTTAAGGATTAATGaaattgtttaatttttttttccccccccagacACTTGGATAGTCAAACATGCCTCGCGTTAGCTTGACTCTAGGACATGAAAGCTGTTCCTTAGCAACAAACATAACAGGAGAGTTAACGTTTTAGGCCAGGCAATCTTACGaaacaaaaaatagaataaaatgaTACTCTGTCTTAAAACTCTTCACTGATATGAAATGAACTATATCCATCAAAACATAATTGTGCTTTTATTTAACTACTTTGACACAAATTTGCCCTGACACACAACTTGAGTGGCGGACATGTTTTCACATCGTCTTTCCTTGTAGAAAATGACGCATATCACAGTATCCAAATGTACGGACGGTATATTATCACTATCTGGAGATATAACTATAGTGCTATATCTAGTCGTCTATCTTATATCTATGTGAGAATATACAAATGATCTGTGTCATCATTTCCAGGTACAGTTTATAAGCTGGAGAAGAGCTGAAAAGCACCAAAGTCAAAGGTGTAGAAGATCTGGTCCCAAAGGCACTCCCCGTCTTCTAAATGGGTGTCAAAATGAAACCTGCCTGTTTCTAAGGCTCGTGATGGACAGCGAAATTCGTTCGCCCCTTTTTCCTGGAAACAAGTAGAAAAGTGCAATATCAAGTACCTGGCACTGtagaaaaatagacatttgaggGCTTGCCATTTGTGCAGGACACACAACCGAAACTCCATTGGGACgtgtgcagctttttttttttttttaatttttaaagctAACGGCGAATCTTCTATGGCTTTGGAGGCGGCGGTGTTGGCGGAGGATCCTCCAGGCTCGTGAGCAGATCGGTGTAGGCGGCCGAGTTGATGTAGCGTGGGTAGGAGTCTCTCTGCATCAGCGTGTAGATCTGCTGCTGGGCGTCGTCGAAGGTGTGCGAGGTGGGCTCCAGCATGTTGCGATTGATCACGTCACGCACGCGCGAGTCCAGGCTGACCTGCGGGTCAACCCAGAGCCGTCCGTTAACCCACCGTAACGTCTCCCGTCTGTCGCTGTGTCGTTCGTGACGGGTTGAGCGCTACTTATATTACCTCCTTCAGCGAGAGGATGGAGATGAAGTCCTCGTATATTTGCCGGACTCTCTCCTCCACCACCGTCTTGTTGGtctccttcttcagctcctcGCAGGCCAGCCAGAACATCATGTTCTCCTCGCTGAACTCAGTGCGCAGGAACTGGCGGAAGCAGGCACGCCCCGCCGCGCTCTTCATCACCTTCTCGAAGGATGTCGTCCAGGATCGAGCGTCCTCCAGTGTGGGCTTGGGGCTTTCGGATGACGTTCAAGGTCAGATGAGCCCGTGTGCTCCGCGTACCTCCCAAGTGCCACTTACCTGTCTTCACAGTGATTTGCATCATCCGTCCTGCGATCGCAAGCGGACCTCTGGATTGTCTCGTCTTCGCCTCGAACAGTTAAACTGCAAGAAAGCAAACGTTTGACACATGCAGAAGGTCGAGGGTGCACTCCTTCATTATTCCCATTGAGGGATGGACGATAGCGTATTAATAGATGGTGACAGTCGTTGGGCCTGTTCCACTGGGAAGGCCACGTAAATAGTGACAAGACACGTCATTAAAATGTACACAGCACCTGACGCCAGCTCTAATTGGGTCCGCCGTCCCACTTGGGAAGGAACAGCAATTAAGAAGCACGTCGGGGGACCAAAAACAATCACTCAGGCCTCCCTCAAAGGCCGTAAGTACTCCATGATTCCAAAATGCGTTTGTGAAATGATCATTTGCACACATTAATTTCCGCCGGCCGATGCTAATATCATTAGCACAATGGCTAGCAACTGCTCAACTATTGCCTCCCATTTTTAAACTGTTACTCTATTACATCACAAGTCACCTGGCTAATTAATGAATTATGACGAATCATTGAAAAATTAACATGGAGATGCGTATTATATATCTTACAAAAGTTTTGCTTTATTAAAGAGTGCACTATATTTAATTCGATTCCAAAAAATAATATGGTATTAATGAATGACATTTGTTTCCGACGCCTAAATTATTCTTTTATATGGTTGGTTCTAGTATTTTTCACAGAACGCCCCAGcaccccttttttttaaaaaaattaatttatttattttattagttaGTTTGTTGAGTTACCAggagcagctgcagcagcagcaccagcagaagcagcaggCGTTGGAGGCGTTGGCGGGGGCCTCAGCCATCCCGTGACGGGCCTGCAGGACACTGGCGGCTGCGACGGCGGCGGCTTCCTGGTGCACCTGCATCTGCTGCCTCTTGCGCATCCCCGGCCGCTCCGAACCCGTGAACTGCAGGCGAGCAACACCACACTTGACACACCATCCGCGCAATATTAGTCACATCTGCACCCCCCGCTCCCAGCCCCTTCCTTCAGCGAATGAATACAGCCTCCTCTTCGTCACTCAGCCTGGCGACAAGGCAGCATCCATCTGCCTCACTCACATGCACTTTTCCATATAAAAGCAGCAGCATTTGCATTTAAAACGCTCTCGATACGGGCATTCGAAACGCTCGTGCTGCGCATTCAAGTTGCGTGCAAATACAAGTAAATACAAAAATCTGGTTTGGGATGCTTCATTCTCACCATTCCAGCCAGAAAACGCAAGCATACAATCATCCTTTAAAAGCATCACCCCTGCTCAACCCCCATGCATAAATGAAGAAAATATAGCAAATAAAGCCCCTCTCGTATGTACTCACTGTGTCACCATGAATGCCAGAATGCAGGTGCCGTTTTTGCAGCGGGGAGGAGGGCAGGATTTAGGCGCGCATGCGCAACCGGGGAGTGGTACTGTCCCTTTAAAGCTCTTCGGTTATTTAAAATATCTACTGTATAAGAATGACAATTTCCTTTTAAATTACAAACAAAAGATGCAACGTGTGGGTGCGCTCCAGATCTGCCGTTGGGGTGCAATACAGTGTTCAGCCACTAGGGAGGAGTAAACCTACGCTCATAGTCACGACAACCGCAAGTGGGTATTTTCGTTAATGAAACGAGTtcaataaatcaattttatttcttGTCATTTTTAAAGCATCTGACAATAGATGGCAGCATTGATTCAAGCAAACTTGCCGTCACCTTTCCCACTGAACTGCATATTGGCTCAGCTTCGGATGTACAATTGAAGCAACGTGACACTAATATGGCAACAAAATTGCGTTTAGTTGAACTGTATTCCGGCAGCACGATGGATGATGAGCACATCTGCACATCTGCAggtcttgtggagtttgtgtgtTCTGCCcgagcttcctcccacattctaaaaacatgcatgttcgcTTCGTTTCAGACTCTAAATTGCACCATGGGTCTGAATGTGAGAGTAATGTTCCCATCAAGTGGatagcaaccagttcagggtgaacTCCGTCAGGCCGGCATAGGCTCCAGCCCAAGATTTTTCAGGGGGAACAATCCCTTCTGTGATAAAAGCtttatctttcaaaaaaaaaagacaaaaacccCACCCCCGAATTTGTCTGTAGGTCTTAAATGAATTAGACTAAGGGGCAGCACATGATTGGTCACCAAATCAGATGCCTCATTATAACGTGACTTACGACTCAGTGTGCCTTGGATCCCGCTCAAGTTGAGTGTGCGGCATCAGTACCAAGAGGCCAAGATGTTTCCCCTTTACCTCCATTCAAGGTGAGTTACCTCAAATTTGAGTACAGAGAGTTTGTCTGAATGGCTCTTTCATCATACAGAAAATAGTCATCCGGTTTTCTTTGCTGAGTGAGAGGAAATTACAGTTCTTGGGTGGTTATATGACATTACCAGAACTAACTATTTTTAAGTCTAAAGTTGAACTACTTGATCACAGTCATTAAAAAGAGTATAGGTGATTTATTAGGAAAT includes:
- the LOC125986030 gene encoding regulator of G-protein signaling 20, whose product is MRKRQQMQVHQEAAAVAAASVLQARHGMAEAPANASNACCFCWCCCCSCSCLTVRGEDETIQRSACDRRTDDANHCEDSPKPTLEDARSWTTSFEKVMKSAAGRACFRQFLRTEFSEENMMFWLACEELKKETNKTVVEERVRQIYEDFISILSLKEVSLDSRVRDVINRNMLEPTSHTFDDAQQQIYTLMQRDSYPRYINSAAYTDLLTSLEDPPPTPPPPKP